Proteins encoded together in one Planctomyces sp. SH-PL14 window:
- a CDS encoding alkaline phosphatase D family protein gives MTDNQPLSPESITRRQFHQTSIVALAGIGTGVGLGAEATADGAAAEAPAIVTASSLRPRIDNGVASGDVTASTAVLWSRTNRAARMVVDLSTTDSFRKARTYPGGDALESRDFTSKLQLTGLTAGTEYFYRVRFQDLENLSLFSEGATGRFRTAPAEPTDIRFVWSADTAGQGYGIDRERGGMTTYRAMREMKPDFLVHCGDLIYADNPIPESIKLDDGTLWKNLTTPETSKVAETLAEFRAKFRYNTLDEHFREFHAQVPIFAQWDDHETVNNWYPGEQLLSDDRYTVKSVDLLSARARTALFEYVPIRESLRTPGRIYRTLPYGPQLELFFIDMRSHRGPNAANRAGGEGDPSLLGKSQLAWLKRSLKGSSATWKVICSDMPIGLIVGDGPGAFEAVANGDGPPAGREKEVAELLRFLRDEKVRNVVWICGDVHHAASIHYSPDRAQFQEFEPFWEFVSGPIHAGTFGPNVLDNTFGPKLEFLGIPKDLRPNRPPSEGMQFFGVVEIEGKTGNLTVSHYNVAKEKLWSRTLEPVA, from the coding sequence GTGACCGACAACCAGCCGCTCTCCCCGGAATCGATCACACGCCGTCAGTTCCACCAGACATCGATCGTCGCTCTCGCCGGGATCGGAACAGGTGTCGGGCTCGGTGCGGAAGCGACCGCTGACGGGGCGGCCGCGGAGGCTCCGGCGATCGTCACCGCGTCGAGCCTTCGCCCGCGGATCGACAATGGAGTCGCCAGCGGCGACGTGACGGCGAGCACGGCTGTTCTGTGGAGCCGGACGAACCGCGCGGCCCGGATGGTGGTCGACCTCTCGACGACGGACTCGTTCCGCAAGGCGCGGACCTATCCGGGCGGAGACGCTCTGGAGAGCCGCGACTTCACCTCCAAGCTGCAGCTCACGGGGCTGACGGCGGGGACCGAGTACTTCTACCGCGTTCGCTTTCAGGACCTCGAAAACCTGTCGCTCTTCAGCGAGGGGGCGACGGGACGATTCCGGACGGCGCCGGCGGAGCCGACGGACATCCGGTTCGTCTGGTCCGCCGACACGGCGGGGCAGGGGTATGGGATCGACCGTGAGCGGGGCGGGATGACGACGTACCGCGCGATGCGGGAGATGAAGCCGGACTTCCTGGTCCACTGCGGCGATCTGATTTATGCCGACAACCCGATTCCGGAGTCGATCAAGCTCGACGACGGGACGTTGTGGAAGAACCTGACGACGCCGGAGACGAGCAAGGTGGCCGAGACGCTGGCCGAGTTCCGGGCCAAGTTCCGGTACAACACGCTCGACGAGCACTTCCGCGAGTTCCACGCGCAGGTCCCGATCTTCGCGCAGTGGGACGATCACGAGACGGTCAACAACTGGTATCCGGGGGAGCAGTTGCTGAGCGACGACCGGTATACGGTGAAGAGCGTCGATCTGCTTTCAGCCCGGGCTCGGACGGCCCTCTTTGAATACGTGCCGATCCGGGAGTCGCTGCGGACGCCGGGGCGGATCTATCGCACGCTTCCTTATGGTCCGCAGCTGGAGCTGTTCTTCATCGACATGCGGAGTCACCGCGGGCCGAATGCAGCGAACCGTGCTGGCGGGGAAGGGGATCCGAGTCTGCTCGGGAAGTCGCAGCTGGCCTGGCTCAAGCGGTCATTGAAGGGGAGTTCGGCGACGTGGAAGGTCATTTGCAGCGACATGCCGATCGGGTTGATCGTGGGGGATGGTCCGGGGGCCTTTGAGGCGGTCGCTAACGGCGACGGGCCGCCGGCGGGGCGTGAGAAGGAGGTCGCGGAGCTGTTGCGGTTCCTGCGTGATGAGAAGGTTCGGAACGTGGTGTGGATCTGTGGCGACGTGCACCACGCGGCATCGATCCATTACAGCCCGGACCGGGCGCAGTTCCAGGAGTTCGAACCGTTCTGGGAGTTTGTGAGCGGGCCGATCCATGCGGGGACGTTCGGGCCGAATGTGCTCGACAATACGTTTGGTCCGAAGCTGGAGTTCCTGGGCATTCCAAAGGATCTGCGGCCGAACCGTCCGCCATCGGAGGGGATGCAGTTTTTTGGGGTGGTGGAGATCGAGGGGAAGACGGGGAACCTGACGGTCAGCCATTACAACGTGGCGAAGGAGAAGTTGTGGTCCCGGACGCTGGAGCCCGTTGCTTAA
- a CDS encoding 30S ribosomal protein S1: MSTENVPGQGSQEVLAVNSSSPSSPASTPAVPESPAPASAAPESPATPPVLESQTPADSNGAPANPAAAGVSSNIPATETLPSNDEKASDDEKRRPRLNPSGDASQFKAIPSLNAGQPGDDQAVEAEVARIAAVEKKIDAPPTPRQKIDLPPSEDLDQQTEAEIAAAMGGAELPTPTVAEGQEPPQGELTEKTRVNGTIESIRGDDVFVNIGHRLGAVASLRQFNPKKPPQVGDKVDLIVFKVDEEAGLIQCNLPRASSRVSGDWDSVSPGQVVECMVTKTNKGGLDITVGSLRGFLPASQADVGYVANLESLVGQKITAKVTEVNPARRRLVVSRRQLLMEEREVASKELMQTLQVGDTRTGRVKTIKDFGAFIDLGGVDGFLHVGQISWVRINHPKDVLQEGQTVEVKVLTIDPETKKISLGMRQLASNPWANAEDKYAKGSNVTGRVSRVEPFGAFVELEPGMEGLIHISELDHKRIKRVTEVVDVGQMVEVQVLEVDPGRKRISLSAKALKEKPADQLAAEAAAAAPEPAHVPRRPRNDLKGGIGGQGRGGLFGNPRDFQ, encoded by the coding sequence ATGAGTACTGAGAACGTCCCCGGTCAGGGGTCACAAGAAGTTCTGGCGGTGAACTCGAGCTCCCCTTCTTCCCCCGCTTCAACGCCTGCTGTGCCGGAAAGTCCCGCACCCGCGTCAGCTGCTCCGGAGTCGCCGGCCACGCCGCCGGTTCTCGAATCGCAGACACCCGCGGATTCCAACGGAGCGCCGGCGAACCCGGCAGCCGCTGGGGTCAGCAGCAACATCCCGGCGACCGAGACCCTTCCCTCGAACGATGAGAAGGCTTCGGACGATGAGAAGCGTCGCCCGCGGCTGAACCCGAGCGGTGACGCCTCGCAGTTCAAGGCGATCCCCTCGCTCAACGCCGGTCAGCCCGGAGACGACCAGGCGGTCGAAGCGGAAGTCGCCCGGATCGCCGCCGTCGAAAAGAAGATCGACGCCCCGCCGACTCCCCGTCAGAAGATCGACCTTCCTCCGTCGGAAGACCTCGACCAGCAGACCGAGGCGGAAATCGCCGCGGCCATGGGCGGAGCCGAGCTCCCGACCCCCACCGTGGCCGAAGGCCAGGAGCCTCCGCAGGGGGAACTGACCGAGAAGACCCGCGTCAACGGGACGATCGAGTCGATCCGCGGCGACGACGTCTTTGTGAACATCGGCCACCGCCTCGGTGCGGTCGCCTCGCTCCGCCAGTTCAATCCCAAGAAGCCTCCGCAGGTCGGCGACAAGGTCGACCTGATCGTCTTCAAGGTCGACGAAGAGGCGGGCCTCATCCAGTGCAATCTCCCGCGGGCCTCCTCGCGCGTCTCGGGGGACTGGGATTCGGTTTCGCCCGGCCAGGTCGTCGAGTGCATGGTCACCAAGACCAATAAGGGTGGCCTCGATATCACCGTCGGCAGCCTCCGCGGCTTCCTCCCCGCCAGCCAGGCGGACGTCGGTTACGTCGCGAACCTCGAGTCGCTCGTCGGCCAGAAGATCACCGCCAAGGTGACGGAAGTGAATCCCGCCCGGCGGCGACTCGTCGTCAGCCGGCGGCAGCTCCTCATGGAGGAGCGGGAAGTCGCCTCCAAGGAACTGATGCAGACGCTGCAGGTCGGCGACACCCGGACCGGCCGCGTCAAGACGATCAAGGACTTCGGGGCGTTCATCGACCTCGGCGGCGTCGATGGCTTCCTGCACGTCGGCCAGATCAGCTGGGTCCGGATCAACCACCCGAAGGACGTCCTCCAGGAAGGGCAGACCGTCGAGGTCAAGGTCCTGACGATCGACCCCGAGACCAAGAAGATCAGCCTCGGGATGCGGCAGCTCGCCAGCAACCCGTGGGCGAATGCCGAAGACAAGTACGCCAAGGGATCGAACGTCACGGGCCGCGTCAGCCGCGTCGAGCCGTTCGGAGCCTTCGTCGAGCTCGAACCCGGGATGGAAGGTCTGATCCACATCAGCGAGCTCGATCACAAGCGGATCAAGCGGGTCACGGAAGTCGTGGATGTCGGCCAGATGGTCGAAGTCCAGGTCCTCGAAGTCGACCCGGGCCGCAAGCGGATCAGCCTCTCCGCCAAGGCGCTCAAGGAGAAGCCGGCGGATCAGCTCGCGGCCGAGGCGGCAGCCGCTGCCCCCGAACCGGCCCATGTCCCCCGGCGTCCCCGCAACGACCTCAAGGGAGGCATCGGCGGCCAGGGACGCGGCGGTCTGTTCGGAAACCCGCGCGACTTCCAGTGA